A region of Planococcus sp. MSAK28401 DNA encodes the following proteins:
- a CDS encoding DUF948 domain-containing protein produces the protein MDPIIWLYIALGIIVLGLIVAIVGVVMLLSGIKEPMKEMKGSADNLKGRMDKLILETTHLQHTTNELKEDIQQKSEKVAVLVDGAKGTINSVIDMNSVVRSITSDISKKVEDDPANRFQVNQYSNNAAGLMNYLDKKKNQDQTTATYNPEPPATQQVSKNY, from the coding sequence ATGGATCCTATAATCTGGCTTTACATAGCGCTTGGAATCATTGTCCTTGGCCTGATCGTCGCCATCGTCGGTGTGGTGATGTTGCTATCCGGCATCAAAGAGCCGATGAAAGAAATGAAAGGTTCGGCAGACAACTTAAAAGGCCGTATGGACAAGCTAATTCTTGAGACAACTCATTTGCAGCACACAACGAATGAATTGAAAGAAGACATCCAACAGAAATCCGAGAAAGTGGCCGTCCTGGTCGACGGGGCAAAAGGAACGATTAATTCAGTCATCGACATGAATTCGGTGGTCCGCAGCATTACTTCGGACATTTCAAAGAAAGTCGAAGACGACCCTGCCAACCGCTTCCAAGTCAACCAATACAGCAACAACGCAGCCGGCTTGATGAACTACTTGGATAAGAAGAAAAACCAGGATCAAACAACTGCAACTTATAATCCGGAACCCCCAGCTACACAACAGGTATCCAAAAATTATTAA
- a CDS encoding cupin domain-containing protein, with protein MNFKPINFNEKLSKFDDLWSPKIIAEMNDYQFKTVKVQGEFVWHKHEDTDEVFIVLEGELVIEFRDGEVVLKEGEMFVVPKNTEHKPYAKTQASILLVEPKGVVNTGDTESERTAENDVWI; from the coding sequence ATGAATTTCAAGCCGATCAATTTCAATGAAAAACTTTCGAAATTCGACGATCTTTGGTCGCCAAAAATCATTGCAGAAATGAATGATTATCAATTCAAAACCGTAAAAGTGCAAGGGGAGTTTGTCTGGCATAAGCACGAGGACACCGATGAAGTGTTCATTGTACTAGAAGGCGAACTGGTCATTGAATTTCGGGACGGGGAAGTGGTCTTGAAAGAAGGCGAAATGTTTGTCGTTCCAAAGAATACCGAGCACAAGCCATATGCCAAAACACAAGCGAGCATCTTGCTGGTTGAACCTAAAGGGGTCGTCAATACAGGCGATACGGAAAGTGAACGGACGGCAGAAAATGATGTGTGGATCTAA
- a CDS encoding dihydroorotate dehydrogenase, whose product MPDWTYHTMFEPTLSRLPAKTGRAFIHKGMHRIASIPGGSKLIEYLGHTAPAKQLETELFGLKIANPVGLSGKIDPLLSGTKAFSHLGMGFIEIGPVSWEPVETGSPSFSDSKDNLVFPYHLESPGLKQTIDKLDKLKPFNKPIFIRVGKNGSFEQTRSLLNKLSAYGEAFIIEEPFSEEQWQSFKKAINGKPMLTASSAHGTDSAVMELAANETYIDGIVIDEQGTDTGEGMKYALDQTLLLAEQVSSIRQHSTIPIIVSGGIAEPKDALALYEAGADLVMLSGGYVRTGPGLPKRINEGLLDQRIASPPVYDGWIWHWLFGLFMFLGGAVAMLVSMTIVLMPYDEAFLNLTREELMAINPNIYYFMQHDRMTVAGAMVSGGILYMQLARHGVRYGLEWAKRAIHIAGVLGFLGILLFIGFGYFDWLHGILWLILLPFFWKGYQASKNHSEHSPSRNRTNHLAWKRSLWGQLAFVALGFALAAAGLVISTIGVNGVFVQTDIAFICMSPEQIASINERLIPVIAHDRAGLGSALVSVGLLVLMLALWGFQEGQRWVWYTFLFGGLPAFGAANIIHYVIGYTNFIHILPAYVALVLFASGLALSKKFFFIK is encoded by the coding sequence TTGCCGGATTGGACTTATCATACGATGTTTGAACCGACACTTTCCCGCTTGCCGGCAAAAACCGGGAGAGCGTTTATCCATAAGGGCATGCATCGGATTGCCTCGATTCCCGGCGGAAGCAAACTCATCGAATATTTGGGGCACACGGCTCCAGCCAAGCAGCTGGAAACGGAGCTGTTCGGTTTGAAGATCGCCAACCCCGTCGGCTTGAGCGGGAAAATCGATCCCTTGCTTTCCGGAACGAAGGCATTCAGCCATTTGGGAATGGGCTTTATCGAAATCGGCCCGGTGTCATGGGAGCCAGTGGAAACGGGTTCGCCATCATTCAGCGACTCCAAAGATAATTTGGTTTTTCCATACCATCTGGAATCACCTGGCCTCAAGCAAACGATCGATAAACTGGACAAGCTAAAGCCGTTCAACAAGCCGATTTTCATTCGCGTAGGAAAGAACGGCTCTTTTGAACAAACGCGTTCTTTATTGAACAAGTTGTCTGCGTATGGAGAAGCTTTTATCATTGAAGAGCCGTTCAGCGAGGAACAGTGGCAGTCTTTTAAAAAAGCGATTAACGGCAAGCCGATGTTAACTGCCAGTTCCGCGCATGGAACCGATTCGGCTGTTATGGAACTGGCAGCTAATGAAACATACATAGACGGAATCGTCATCGATGAACAGGGAACAGACACGGGCGAAGGCATGAAATATGCGCTTGACCAAACCCTTCTACTGGCTGAACAAGTATCATCCATCCGGCAGCACAGCACAATTCCGATCATCGTCTCGGGCGGAATCGCTGAACCGAAAGATGCACTGGCTTTATACGAGGCAGGAGCTGATTTGGTGATGCTTTCGGGCGGCTATGTCAGGACCGGCCCCGGTTTGCCGAAGCGCATCAATGAAGGTTTGCTGGACCAACGAATAGCTTCGCCTCCTGTGTACGATGGCTGGATTTGGCATTGGCTATTCGGCTTGTTCATGTTCCTCGGCGGGGCAGTGGCAATGCTCGTCAGCATGACCATCGTCCTTATGCCGTACGATGAGGCATTTTTGAATTTAACGCGAGAAGAACTCATGGCGATCAATCCGAATATTTACTATTTTATGCAGCATGATCGGATGACCGTAGCCGGTGCGATGGTTTCCGGCGGCATTCTCTATATGCAATTGGCGAGGCACGGCGTCCGTTACGGGCTGGAATGGGCAAAACGCGCCATTCACATCGCAGGCGTATTGGGGTTCCTCGGCATTTTATTGTTTATCGGATTCGGTTATTTTGACTGGCTCCACGGCATTCTTTGGCTCATTCTGCTGCCGTTTTTCTGGAAAGGCTACCAGGCATCCAAAAATCATAGCGAACATTCGCCATCACGCAACCGGACGAACCATCTGGCATGGAAGCGCAGCCTCTGGGGCCAGCTGGCGTTTGTCGCACTCGGATTTGCGCTCGCAGCAGCAGGGCTGGTCATTTCGACAATCGGCGTAAACGGCGTATTCGTCCAAACCGACATCGCTTTTATTTGCATGAGCCCTGAACAAATCGCTTCCATTAACGAACGGCTCATCCCTGTGATTGCGCATGACCGTGCAGGGCTTGGCAGCGCCTTGGTCAGCGTCGGGCTGCTCGTCTTAATGCTTGCGCTGTGGGGATTCCAGGAAGGGCAGCGGTGGGTGTGGTACACATTTCTTTTCGGCGGGCTGCCGGCGTTCGGTGCGGCCAACATCATTCATTACGTGATCGGCTATACGAACTTTATCCATATCCTGCCGGCTTACGTAGCTTTAGTGCTATTCGCAAGTGGTTTGGCCTTGTCCAAGAAATTCTTTTTCATCAAATAG
- a CDS encoding shikimate kinase, producing MKLLLLFGPQAVGKMTIGHELEKITHLKLLHNHMTIDLLHPFFGFSEDTWRISTIIREEIFKAAVKSDLEGIVFTFVWSFESTKDWEFVSHIRSIFEQAGGEVYFVELEAQQSERLLRNQTPHRLAHKATKRNVAESEVHLIETHKLNRLNSLPEEIHEENYIRIDNTKLDPQTVAQMIKDCFAL from the coding sequence ATGAAACTCTTATTATTATTCGGCCCGCAAGCAGTCGGTAAAATGACTATAGGCCATGAATTGGAAAAGATAACGCACCTCAAATTACTTCATAATCATATGACGATTGACTTGCTGCACCCATTCTTTGGCTTCAGCGAAGACACATGGCGAATCTCGACTATCATTCGGGAAGAAATATTTAAAGCGGCCGTTAAAAGCGATCTGGAAGGCATTGTGTTCACTTTCGTCTGGTCATTTGAGTCAACAAAGGATTGGGAATTTGTAAGCCATATTCGCTCTATTTTTGAACAAGCGGGTGGAGAAGTCTATTTCGTAGAACTTGAAGCACAGCAGAGCGAACGTTTGCTACGAAACCAAACGCCTCATCGCCTTGCACATAAAGCAACGAAGCGCAATGTGGCAGAATCCGAAGTGCATTTAATCGAAACGCATAAACTGAACCGGCTTAACTCTTTGCCGGAGGAAATTCATGAAGAAAATTACATACGAATCGATAACACAAAGCTAGACCCGCAAACTGTCGCTCAAATGATTAAAGACTGCTTTGCATTATAG
- a CDS encoding NUDIX hydrolase: protein MLKYTLCLIRNGDKILLLNREKPPQMGMWNGVGGKIEPGETSLESAIRETFEETGIRLIDMVYAGNVIFTSENSRQGMYLFMAEMPKNQLLATPFGTCEGILDWKSIGWIMQKDNRGVAANLRAYLPSLLNGDLGLEHSFIYKNREIAAYTVVALSEAIKT, encoded by the coding sequence ATGCTGAAATATACTTTGTGCTTAATTCGAAATGGCGATAAGATTCTGCTTCTGAACCGAGAGAAGCCCCCGCAGATGGGCATGTGGAATGGCGTTGGCGGAAAAATCGAGCCCGGCGAAACATCCCTTGAAAGTGCCATCAGGGAAACTTTTGAAGAGACCGGCATCCGACTGATAGACATGGTGTATGCTGGGAATGTTATTTTCACAAGTGAAAACAGCCGGCAAGGCATGTACTTGTTTATGGCGGAAATGCCAAAAAATCAGTTATTGGCTACGCCTTTCGGAACATGTGAAGGCATATTGGATTGGAAATCGATCGGCTGGATCATGCAAAAAGACAATCGCGGGGTAGCCGCTAATTTACGTGCCTATCTGCCTTCGCTGCTGAATGGCGATTTGGGATTGGAACATAGCTTCATTTATAAAAATCGGGAAATCGCAGCGTACACAGTTGTAGCACTTTCAGAAGCAATAAAAACATAG
- the gntK gene encoding gluconokinase, translating into MPEQSYYLGVDIGTTSTKAVLFNKAGQIKDSHTVFYPLHTPNQLTAEQDPEEIFRAVLTAVRETLRKSDISKESLKLLSFSSAMHSLIAVDAQGELLTNSITWADTRSSKHAKHIKENLNGHDIYLRTGTPIHAMSPLSKLLWLQDEKPEICQATAKFISIKSYIFHKFFGEYVEDHSIASATGLFNLEQLDWDQGALDVSCVTTEKLPRLVPTTEQFTGVAPEFAAFMGVREDVPFVIGASDGVLANLGVNAIDPGVIAVTIGTSGAIRTVSPVPKTDPKERTFCYVLTENHWVIGGPVNNGGIILRWLRDEFASSEVETAKRLGIDTYDVLTKIAATVKPGADGLLFHPYLTGERAPLWDANARGSFFGLSIHHQKQHMIRAVLEGIVFNLYTVLLAVEELTGEPARIQASGGFARSELWRQLLADVFDKPVIIPESFESSCLGAVVLGMYATGEIEDFSIVSEMIGSTHTHHPETEASNIYRELLPIYIRLSRLLTEEYESISDFQRKHMK; encoded by the coding sequence ATGCCTGAACAATCCTATTATTTAGGGGTCGATATAGGGACCACTTCCACAAAAGCTGTCCTGTTCAATAAAGCGGGGCAAATCAAAGACAGCCATACCGTTTTCTATCCCTTGCACACACCGAACCAATTGACCGCCGAGCAGGACCCGGAAGAAATTTTCCGCGCCGTCCTGACAGCGGTCCGGGAAACCTTAAGAAAAAGCGACATTAGCAAAGAGTCATTAAAGCTCTTGTCGTTCAGTTCGGCGATGCACAGCCTGATTGCGGTGGATGCACAAGGAGAGCTTTTGACCAATAGCATCACTTGGGCAGATACGAGAAGCTCAAAGCATGCGAAGCACATCAAAGAAAACTTGAACGGCCATGACATTTATTTGCGGACCGGTACGCCGATCCACGCGATGTCGCCGTTATCGAAACTTTTGTGGCTGCAGGATGAAAAACCGGAAATCTGCCAAGCTACCGCGAAGTTCATTAGCATCAAGAGCTATATTTTCCATAAATTTTTCGGGGAATACGTCGAAGACCATTCCATCGCCTCCGCTACCGGCTTGTTTAATTTGGAACAGCTCGACTGGGACCAAGGCGCACTGGATGTATCTTGTGTCACGACAGAGAAATTGCCGCGCCTCGTGCCGACGACCGAGCAATTTACAGGAGTCGCGCCGGAATTCGCTGCATTCATGGGTGTCCGGGAAGACGTTCCGTTTGTTATCGGGGCAAGCGACGGCGTATTGGCCAATCTTGGCGTCAATGCCATCGACCCCGGCGTCATTGCTGTGACCATCGGGACGAGCGGTGCCATCCGCACGGTGTCTCCGGTGCCGAAAACCGACCCGAAAGAGCGGACTTTCTGCTATGTGTTGACGGAGAATCACTGGGTGATCGGCGGTCCGGTCAATAACGGTGGCATCATTTTGCGTTGGCTTCGCGACGAATTCGCATCATCTGAAGTGGAAACAGCGAAGCGCCTCGGGATCGATACATACGATGTGTTGACGAAAATCGCCGCAACGGTTAAACCAGGAGCTGACGGGCTGTTGTTCCACCCTTATTTGACAGGCGAACGGGCGCCGCTCTGGGATGCTAACGCGAGAGGATCGTTTTTCGGCCTGAGCATCCATCATCAGAAGCAGCATATGATTCGCGCTGTATTAGAAGGCATCGTCTTCAATCTCTATACCGTGCTTCTCGCCGTTGAGGAATTGACGGGGGAGCCGGCACGCATCCAGGCTTCCGGCGGTTTTGCCCGCTCGGAGTTGTGGCGCCAGCTGTTGGCTGACGTCTTCGACAAGCCGGTCATCATCCCGGAAAGCTTTGAAAGTTCTTGTCTCGGCGCAGTGGTTCTCGGCATGTATGCCACTGGCGAGATCGAGGATTTCAGCATCGTCTCTGAGATGATCGGCAGCACACATACGCATCATCCGGAAACAGAAGCAAGCAATATTTACCGCGAACTGCTTCCGATTTATATCCGTTTGTCGCGACTTCTGACAGAGGAATACGAAAGCATTTCCGATTTCCAGCGCAAGCATATGAAATAA
- a CDS encoding aminoglycoside phosphotransferase family protein: MLDQVLKQFRLEVVTVNEVEDSFSSTVYRCTLMNGDTVFVKIPYTRVKYERELAAYEILAGYVPIPKLLDYWAGDAKCPGALLLSELKGKPLSATASPEIAYQIGAMQAAMHQIKPSNTTESSAIKNEFDNWHEFIERQFYSFAEDAKEVLDEDLYMASLRKFEQMKGELPEPDGPSFVHMDFRQANIIVEEGRVSGMIDFESVRFGSTDIDFTKIHRDFLSTNSSLSDSFQMGYNSIRPMIDLQSVLPFYRFIDAFNSIGWSQRRGLQENVAFYEANLRILKGMLQGDRLEK, encoded by the coding sequence ATGTTGGATCAAGTATTGAAGCAATTCCGTTTGGAAGTCGTTACTGTCAATGAAGTCGAAGATTCTTTCAGTTCAACCGTATATAGATGCACTTTAATGAACGGGGACACTGTCTTCGTAAAAATACCGTATACCCGTGTGAAATACGAGCGCGAGCTAGCTGCTTATGAAATCCTCGCTGGATATGTCCCGATTCCAAAGCTGCTCGATTATTGGGCGGGTGACGCTAAATGTCCGGGGGCTTTACTGCTGTCCGAACTGAAAGGGAAGCCTTTGTCCGCAACAGCTTCTCCAGAAATTGCGTATCAAATCGGTGCAATGCAAGCGGCAATGCATCAAATCAAACCTTCGAACACGACAGAATCCAGCGCGATAAAAAATGAATTTGACAATTGGCATGAATTTATCGAAAGGCAGTTTTATAGCTTCGCAGAAGATGCAAAAGAAGTATTGGATGAGGATTTATATATGGCCAGCTTGCGAAAATTTGAGCAAATGAAGGGCGAGCTTCCAGAACCAGACGGGCCGAGTTTTGTCCATATGGATTTCCGGCAAGCCAATATCATTGTGGAGGAAGGCCGGGTTTCCGGCATGATCGATTTTGAAAGTGTCCGCTTCGGGTCGACAGACATTGATTTCACTAAAATTCACCGTGATTTTCTCAGCACAAATTCGTCATTATCTGACTCCTTTCAGATGGGCTATAACAGCATCCGGCCGATGATTGACTTGCAATCCGTTTTGCCTTTTTACCGTTTCATTGATGCCTTTAATAGTATCGGCTGGAGCCAAAGGCGGGGGCTGCAGGAAAATGTCGCGTTCTATGAAGCCAATTTACGGATATTAAAAGGGATGCTGCAAGGAGATCGGCTGGAAAAATGA
- a CDS encoding Na-translocating system protein MpsC family protein, whose product MQEERSVQSEVSGYISNLLRQHFGKGPTSVYVTIKRPYVTIHFRGFVSPMEKILLDQDEWKRVLETRDFMFNALKSEILNELLNFTQLEFTELYADWNLVHKTGMFIGVIGKESPTVAYGWPASSQQESFHALIEQVNEQAERKPDLIETFWLSNRTLLVKRSGILVGIERALIENGYMEILKLTKRPLEQQLLNEAPLSKALGREIIETFMDWNFEQDLGYIVFVLKSEMR is encoded by the coding sequence ATGCAAGAAGAAAGATCTGTTCAATCAGAAGTATCGGGGTATATTTCGAATTTGCTTCGCCAACATTTTGGGAAAGGACCGACTTCTGTTTATGTCACGATTAAAAGACCCTATGTCACCATCCATTTTCGGGGATTTGTCAGCCCGATGGAGAAAATCCTTCTCGATCAAGATGAATGGAAGCGGGTACTGGAAACCAGGGATTTTATGTTCAATGCATTAAAATCCGAAATTTTAAATGAGCTTTTGAACTTCACACAATTGGAGTTTACGGAATTGTACGCCGATTGGAACTTAGTCCATAAAACCGGCATGTTTATTGGGGTAATTGGCAAGGAATCTCCAACAGTCGCTTATGGTTGGCCAGCAAGTTCACAACAGGAAAGTTTTCATGCACTCATCGAGCAAGTGAATGAACAAGCTGAACGAAAACCTGACCTTATTGAGACTTTTTGGCTCAGCAATAGAACATTGCTAGTAAAGCGAAGCGGTATTCTTGTCGGCATTGAGAGGGCTTTAATCGAAAATGGTTATATGGAGATTCTTAAGTTGACCAAAAGACCGCTTGAGCAGCAATTGCTAAACGAAGCGCCTTTGTCTAAAGCATTGGGCCGGGAAATCATTGAAACATTTATGGATTGGAACTTCGAACAGGACCTTGGATATATTGTTTTTGTATTGAAATCGGAAATGCGTTAA